The nucleotide sequence cttttaaggaaacaatatttagaATGAGATGAAAGTGATAGTGTAAATTAGTAAGGTGGTTGTaaacaatttgataaaatttataaaaatgagtgtATATAATCAAGGGATAGGACTTGTGTACCATAATGGTATATACCATTGCCCAATTAGAATGTGTCATGTGACACaccctttaaaaatatatatcaaataaagcATCTATAAAGGTGACGCACTCTAATTGGCCAATTGTATATACCATTGGTACCttaatggtacacaagtggTATCCGAGATATCCATAATCAAGTGGGTGTAGGTTGCTAACTTACACCTTAGTATTTTTAGgtgggtgtagcttgctaaTTTACACCTTAGTGATTTAGGTGGGTGTAAATTAGCAGCACCTAGAAGTAATGTTACCGAAAAATGAagctaaaaaaaagaaacaacacaTAGAGAAGAGGtgcatgtattatttataatatgCAATCTAGTTATCATACTATATCATCATATTTATAATactatgtatatatgtatgtgctGGTGCTGGAAATCTATGATGTAGTATTATATAGGATGGAtatgaaaatttcaaaattagtgGGGGCACTTGCTTGCACAAGAGCCAACATGGCTCCGCCCCTGGACGTGGCAATTAGCATGTGGGTCAATAGTCGTTATAATTCTTCAATGTGTGAGGCGCAGTCATTATAGTCTTTGAATCTATCTAAATTGCAAATGCGTCCCCATTCTCtataatttgtttgtaattttatagattaaattgactaacggaaaataaatttgaggatcaaaataatttaaaaaaagaacattcGAGAAACAAAATGACTTACGACATTAATTCATCCAGAGACTATACTGATAGGGTATCATACATTCACGaattaaaatgacattttaCTCTTAAGAtgtactccatccgtcccaaattgtatgacgttttggccatttcacacatattaagaaatataattaatattgtgtggggaagagaaattatgagttgttttacaaaattatccttaataaatggtatggaaaagataaatgaaaataattgaaagaagagagagtaatcaatagttaaggatataataggaaaaataacattaatatttcattggtattataaaacgacatataatttgggacaatttttttttccaaagcgacgtacaatttggaacggagggagtatctttTATTTTGGTATTTATATCATTATAACATCATTGCAGGTTTGgagtcaaaaaaaattcttacctTAACATGTTTCAGATTAAATTTAAAGTgagatacattttattttgctgATATTAACATTAAAGGCAGatttactttattaaagacAGATATTATGtacttattttatattttggaagCAAAAGTTTATGGGGAGTTGGTACTGGTAGTAGTGCTGACTGAGTGGACACACTTCAACAACCCTTTGGCTTAGTTTTATTTCTTCTAATATGTgcttttatatttcaatttgcaTCTTAAGCAAGGCAATAACAGAGTTGAAGAATGGAGATACAAGTCCCAAGAGTCAAACTGGGTACCCAAGGTTTAGAGGTAAATTTTCATCCTCCTTATTGACAACCACTTAACATTTGTTTTTCACAGTTGAATGATTAGTTCAACATTAAGAGGTAGAAATCATTAAACTACTAGGTAATTAGTAACCAGTTCATAGTGGAAATTTGTTCTTTCAAGATTGATATGTAAAGCTATATGGTTCCCCATTCTAATTTAGATGAAACTTATGGATAAAGAGTCCTTCAGATATATATTCATAATAGTGCTTTGTTCTCCAAATTTTGTTTCCATTCCTAATGATTGCAATGATGTTTTTACTTATTTACCATCATGCATCTcctgttttttcattttgtggAATGCAGGTGTCTAGGTTGGGATTTGGATGTGGAGGATTATCTGGAATTTATAATGCTCCTCTCTCACATGAAGATGGATGTTCAATCATTAAGGAAGTATTCAATAGGGGAGTTACCTTTTTTGATACATCAGATCTCTATGGACACAAACATGATAATGAAATCATGGTTGGTAAGGTAACATATTATCCAATAAACTGATAAATCTTTAAGTTTGTAAGTCTGAGTGTTGAAAATACATAAGCATCTGTATGGTTTACAAATTGTAATAATTTGATTAAACACTCATGCATTCAAAattgattcaaaaataaataattatttatatgtGACAAATGGAATGTAACTTATATGTCTTACTGATATCTTTATAACATGGTATAAATATAGGTTTTGTTTACACTAATTTTTGTGGAAAAACAAATTTATGGATGAATCTTTTCTTCTGTCATAGGCATTAAAAGAACTTCCCCGCGAAAAAGTACAATTGGCTACGAAGTTTGGCGTTACTTTATCTGATGAGATGGTTTTGGGGGTAAAAGGTACCCCTGAATATGTGAGGGAGTGCTGTGAAGCTAGTCTGAAGCGGCTTGATGTCAAGTATATTGATTTATACTATCAACACAGAGTTGACACTTCAATTCCAATTGAAGACACCGTAAGCTTTGAATATTTTTCCTCTATTGATTTATGCATGCAAATCATTTCCATCACGTAAACTCTAGGTGATTAAGTGCTTTAACATTGACCTCTTTATGGAAGATGGAGGAACTCAAACAACTTGTAAATGAAGGAAAGATAAAATATATCGGGTTGTCAGAGGCTAATGCTGATACTATAAAGAGAGCACATGCAGTTCATCCTATTACTGCTTTGGAAATGGAGTATTCCTTATGGTCCCGTGacattgaagaagaaataattCCACTCTGCAGGTATATTAGTTGAAATGTTTTCTGCTCATATAGCACTAGTTACAATGATACTCAAGTACGTAtatcataaattgtttttatcgTTACTAAGAAGCTTTGTGTACTTGCAGAGAGCTTGGCATTGGAATTGTAGCATACAGCCCCCTTGGTCGCGGCTTTTTTGCAGGAAAGTCAGTGGTAGAGGCTTTGTCTAGTCAGAGCTTGCTGGTACGCAGCTAGTTATGATAATGCAGTTTTATATATGTTTGCATAAATTTGGAGAATATCTTATTATAATGGTCAAAATAACATCGATGAGGAAAAATGTCATAAATATCACTGAATTAGTTCCATTCCTGACGCGattttcttttgaatatttttcttatttctgtAACAGGCTATGCATCCAAGGTTCACAGGAGAAAATTTGGAAAAGAACAAGCTTTTTTATGAACGAATCAATGACTTGGCTTCAAAGCATGCATGCACTCCTTCTCAATTAGCATTAGCTTGGCTTCTGCATCAGGGAAATGACATAATCCCTATCCCTGGTActgtattttatatttcagaagaatatgatgatttttttagcTTTCTTTCAGAAGAATATATTTAGGCAATctattttcggattttacttgGCCATCTTAAAATTTACTAAtcgataaaggaaaaaaaagcaTGATGATATTAAAACCCTTTTATTAGTACCTACTTTCACATATCCATCATCTAACTTTGTTTGGCATAATGTGCATTTATTCATTGACAGTACCTAAAAACTTGACCATATACTGTGTAGATACCGTAAGCATGAGAATAAATCGATTCTATTGACCAAGTgctttatgatatatatttgtttgataCCATAGGGACTACTAAACTGAAGAACTTTGAAAACAACATTGGATCTCTGAATGTGAAGCTTACACAAGAAAATTTGAAGGAAATTTCTGATGCAGTTCCCGTTGAGGAAATTGCTGGGGAGCGAGAATATGATAGTATATCACAATATCTTTGGAAGTTTGCAACTACGCCGCCAAAGTAATTGCATAGATAGAACTGTGCAACTGTAATGAATTGAGTGTTGTGTTTGTATTTCACTATGATGTTTACCTCAATGAAATAACTTCTCTACAAGATAATGACAATATGTTACATGGGAGAATTGTTATTTCAAGCCTATCTTCTTGGATTTTCATTAGTAAACGACAAAGCAGTTATGAATTACGGCcttttatttgaaaatgataCTGTCACCATCATTTTACTGgcaaaataatcaattattatttgcatttatttctCAACTTAGGCGCTTAATAAAAAATTAGCGATGTAAATTAATTGAAAAGCTTAGGCATTGAGAATTAAGCATGCTGAAATGGGAATATGATGGAAATTGGACTAATACTTATTGAGCACCCTCAAAATTTGCATTAAGAGTGTAAAATATGCCACTCACATTTCTCATTTTCGAACATAGAAATCTGCCATTCACTTCACTGTTACTTTTTGGGTTAATATGTTTGATTCCTGTCATTTGGGCGAGTTTCGGTTtatcctgtaaaaaaaaaaaacaagtttagaTTCCAATTTTCTAATATAAAGATTCTTTCGTTGTAGACCATGAGGCCATCTGACTAAACGAAAAAACTGACATGGTACGCTGACTGTGCAATTTTGATGACGTGGCATATGATTACTTGGCATTAtaattctttttcaattatttttttattaattaaaaattattttaaaaatcaagaaattttaaaaataatttttttaaaaaataaaacattcaaGCACTACGACCttcaggaaaataaaaaatgtataattagaaaaaaaaattcagaaaaaatatttttattatagcaaaaattatttaaga is from Medicago truncatula cultivar Jemalong A17 chromosome 1, MtrunA17r5.0-ANR, whole genome shotgun sequence and encodes:
- the LOC25485131 gene encoding perakine reductase isoform X2 — encoded protein: MEIQVPRVKLGTQGLEVSRLGFGCGGLSGIYNAPLSHEDGCSIIKEVFNRGVTFFDTSDLYGHKHDNEIMVGKALKELPREKVQLATKFGVTLSDEMVLGVKGTPEYVRECCEASLKRLDVKYIDLYYQHRVDTSIPIEDTMEELKQLVNEGKIKYIGLSEANADTIKRAHAVHPITALEMEYSLWSRDIEEEIIPLCRELGIGIVAYSPLGRGFFAGKSVVEALSSQSLLAMHPRFTGENLEKNKLFYERINDLASKHACTPSQLALAWLLHQGNDIIPIPGTTKLKNFENNIGSLNVKLTQENLKEISDAVPVEEIAGEREYDSISQYLWKFATTPPK
- the LOC25485131 gene encoding perakine reductase isoform X1, producing the protein MDKTEMQVPRVKLGSHGLEVSRLGFGCGGLSGIYNAPLSHEDGCSIIKEVFNRGVTFFDTSDLYGHKHDNEIMVGKALKELPREKVQLATKFGVTLSDEMVLGVKGTPEYVRECCEASLKRLDVKYIDLYYQHRVDTSIPIEDTMEELKQLVNEGKIKYIGLSEANADTIKRAHAVHPITALEMEYSLWSRDIEEEIIPLCRELGIGIVAYSPLGRGFFAGKSVVEALSSQSLLAMHPRFTGENLEKNKLFYERINDLASKHACTPSQLALAWLLHQGNDIIPIPGTTKLKNFENNIGSLNVKLTQENLKEISDAVPVEEIAGEREYDSISQYLWKFATTPPK